Genomic DNA from Sphingomonas lacunae:
CATCTACCAGATCTACCCGCGCAGTTTTGCCGACTCCAACGATGACGGGATCGGCGACCTTCCGGGCATCACCGCCCATCTCGATTATGTCGCCTCGCTCGGCGTCGATGCCTTATGGCTCTCGCCCTTCTTCAAAAGCCCGATGCGCGATTTCGGCTATGATGTGTCCGACTATTGCGATGTTGACCCGATATTCGGCACGCTCGCCGATTTTGACGCCTTGGTCGCCCGCGCCCATGCGCTCGGGCTCAAGGTGCTGATTGATCAGGTTTATGCCCATACATCGGACCTGCACGACTGGTTTGTCGAAAGCCGGTCGAACCGCACCAACCCCCGCGCCGACTGGTATGTCTGGGCCGATGCCAAGCCGGACGGCTCGCCGCCCAACAATTGGCAGTCCGTCTTCGGCGGCCCGGCCTGGACCTGGGACGCCCGTCGCTGCCAATATTATCTGCACAATTTCCTCAAGGAACAGCCACAGCTCAATGGCCATCATCCCGATGTGCAACAGGCACTGATCGACGCGGCCCGCTTCTGGCTGGATCGCGGGGTTGATGGCTTCCGCGTCGATGCGATCAACTTCGCGATGCACAATCCGGCGCTGACCGATAATCCGCCGGCCCCCGACACCGGAAAGCCCCGCACCCGGCCCTTCGATTTCCAGCTCAAGATCCACAATCAGAGCCAGCCGCAGGTGACGGAGTTCCTGCGTCGCTATCGCGCGATGCTTGATGACTATGGCGCCATCTTCACCGTGGCCGAGGTCGGCGGCGATCAGGCGATTGTCGAAATGAAAGCCTATACGGAGGGGGATGAACATCTCAACAGCGCCTATGGCTTCGACTTCCTCTACGCCGACAGGCTGACGCCCGAAGTGGTCGCCACCGCGCTTGCCGAATGGCCCGACGCTCCTGGCATGGGCTGGCCGAGTTGGGCCTTCGCCAATCATGATGCGCCGCGCTGGATCAGCCGCTGGGCACCTGCTGACGCCCGCGATGCCTTTGCCCGCCTTATCCTTCTCCTGTTCGTCGCCCTGCGCGGCAACATCATCCTGTGGCAGGGGGAGGAACTTGGCCTGACCCAGGTGGACATCCCGTTTGAGCGGCTCCAGGACCCGGAAGCCATCGCCAACTGGCCCCTCACCCTTTCCCGCGACGGCGCCCGCACGCCGATGGTGTGGAGCGACAATGCCCCGCATGGCGGCTTTTCCCACGCCGAGCCATGGTTGCCGGTCGGTGAGGATCACGCCCTGCTCGCCGTCGCCCGGCAGGATGGCGATCCGGCCTCGCTGCTCAACTGGACGCGCCGCCTTGTCGCGCTCAGGCAGGCGCAGCCCGTGCTGCGGCTCGGCCGCCTCGACATTGTTCAGGCGAGCGACGACCTGCTCATCTTCACCCGTGCATGGCAGGGTGAAACCTTGCTGTGCGCCTTCAATCTCGGATCGGCCGTCCAATCCTGGACTCCACCTGCCGGGCAGGCCTGGACCGTTCTGGAAAATGTAGGCGATTCAACGCTTTCCATTCTCCCCGCCTATGCCGGCCTGATCGCCAGAGGAGCCTGAGTGATGCCCGCCCTGACCCCCAGATACTGGCTCTACCTCGCCCTCTACCTGCTCGCCATCTGTGCGCCCGCCAATGCCGAAACCGTCGCCACCGCCACTTCCCCCGACGGCAAGATCGAAGTCCGCATCGACATCAACAACGACGGCCGCGCCAGCTACAGCGTCACCCGCGAGGGCCGGCCAGTCATCGGCAACTCTCGTCTCGGCTTCCTGTTCACCGACGCCCTCGCCTTCGACCGCGGCCTGACGCTCGAAAGTCAAGCCAGCAGCAGCGCCGACACCCGCTGGGAGCAGCCCTGGGGCGAGCGCCGGTTCGTCCGCGACCATCACAATGAGCTGATGCTCGCCCTGCGCGAGCGCGGCGACGGCCAGCGCAAACTCGTAGTGCGTTTCCGTCTGTTCAACGACGGCATCGGCTTCCGCTACGAATTTCCGTCAGACGGCAATTGGCCGATCACGATCAACATTCAGGACGAACTGACCGAGTTCACCGTCGACCGTCCCGGCACCGCCTGGTGGATAGCGGGCGGCGACTGGAACCGCTACGAGCAGCTCTATCAGCGCACCCCGATTGACGCGGTTGCCACCGCCCATACGCCCATCACAATGCGCTTCGAAGACGGAACACACCTCACCTTCCACGAGGCGGCATTGGTCGATTACGCTGCCATGTGGTTCCGCCGAGTGGAGGGGCAGCGCTTCAAGGGGACTTTGTCTCCTTCTGGCAGCGGCCCGCGAGTCACCCGCGTCGTTCCCTTCCCGACACCGTGGCGGACAATCATAATCACAGCTGATGCTGCCGGCATGGTCGAGAGTGACCTTGTCCTGAATCTCAACGAGCCAAACAAGCTCGGGGATGTGAGTTGGGTGCGTCCGTATCGCTACATCGGCATCTGGTGGGGGATGCATCTCGGCCAATGGAGCTGGGCCTCGGGCGAACGGCACGGGGCGACCACGGAGAACGCAAGGCGCCACATCGACTTTGCTGCACGCCACGGCTTCCGAGGCGTGCTGATCGAGGGCTGGAATGTCGGCTGGGACGGCAACTGGTTCGGCCATGGCGACCAGTTCAGCTTCACCCGTCCCTATTCCGATTTCGACCTTGAGGCAGTTGCCGCTTATGCCCGCGAGCGGGGCGTGCGGCTGGTTGGCCATCATGAGACGGGCGGCAACATCGCAGTCTATGAAGACCAGCTGGAAGACGCGATGGCCCTTTACCAACGGCTCGGTATCGACAGCGTCAAGACCGGCTATGTGGCTGATGCAGGCGGCATCATATCGCGTGATGCCGAAGGCACGATACATATGGAATATCACGATGGGCAGGTGATGAGCCGGCATCATATCCGGGTCGTGGAAGCGGCTGCACGGCACCGCATTGCTGTCAATCCGCACGAACCCATCAAGGATACCGGCCTCAGGCGGACCTATCCGAACTGGGTGAGCCGCGAAGCAGCGCGTGGCATGGAGTATAATGCCTGGACCGGCTCCCAGAACCCGGTCGATCACGAACCGACATTGGTCTACACACGCATGCTGTCAGGTCCGATGGACTTCACGCCTGGCATTCTGTCGCTCCAGGGCCAGAACGGGCAGCCGCTCAATTCCACCATGGCTCGCCAGCTGGCGTTGTATATCGCGATCTACAGCCCGATCCAGATGGCCGCAGACCTCATTGAAAATCTGGAGCAGCACCCCCGGGAGCTGGCCTTCATCAGTGCAGTGCCAAGCGACTGGGCGGAAAGCCATCTGGTTGATGGCGCTGTTGGCGAATATGCCCTGTTCGCGCGCAAGGACCGGAATAGTGAAGATTGGTATCTCGGGGGAATAACGGATGGTCAGGCCCGGGACTTCAACACGCCACTCACATTCCTTGAACCCGGGCGGCGCTATGTCGCGACCATCTATCGCGATGGGCCAGAGGCGGACTATCGGACTGACCGGCGCGGGGATATTGTGATTGAAAGCCGTGAAGTGACGAGTGCCGACCGACTGTCGTTCCGAATGGCGCCCGGTGGAGGCGCGGCGATACGTTTTGTCCCGGTCCGGACAAGTGGTAGGCGATAATGCACAGGGCGCCCCCAACTCCTGCCGAACCACTGCGCATTGTCATCGTCGGCGGCGGGACGGCGGGCTGGATGGCAGCAGCGCTGATGGCGCAGCACTGGGGCGCGGCTGCGACCGTTACCGTGGTCGAAAGCGTCGACATCGGCATCATTGGTGTTGGCGAGGGATCGACGCCGCAGCTTCGCGCGTTTTTCGAGAAACTGCGTGTTGCGGATAGCGAGTGGATGCCAGCGTGCAACGCGACGTACAAGGCGGGTATCCGTTTTGCTGGCTGGTCCGAACGGCCGGGGTTTCAGGAATATTTCCATCCCTTTGCCACGGCACTGGACGGACATACGGCGCCTTCCTTCTTTTTTCATACAAGGGCGCGGCGGTCCGGGCGGGATGTATGGGCGCATCCGGACCGGTTTTTCCTGTCGGAAAAGTTGGCGGCGCAGCGATTGGCGCCGGTGCCTGCCGGGAATTTTCCGTTCGACATTGGTTATGGCTATCATTTTGACGCGGTGCTGGTCGGGCGGTTCCTGAGACGGCATTGTGCCGAGCGGTTGGGCGTGGTGCATTTGGAACGCATGGTGACGGATGTGCAGCTCAATGTAGAAGGCGAGGTAGAGCGACTAATCACGGCTGAGGAGCCCTCTATCGAGGGGGATTTTTTTGTCGATGCGTCGGGGTTTCGGGGGCTGCTGATCCAGCAGGCGCTGGGCGAGCCGTTCCGACCATTTGCAGAAAATCTGTTCAATAACAGTGCTATAGCCATTCCCACCGAGCGCGAGGCAGAGAGCCTTTCGTGCGAGACCAAGGCCACCGCCCTGGCCGCCGGATGGGCCTGGCAGATCCCGCTGACCAACCGCTATGGCAATGGCTATGTCTATTCGTCGGACTTCAAGTCGAAGGACGCCGCCGAGGCGGAGTTGCGGGCGCATCTGGGCATCGGCGACAAGGGCGAGGCGCGGCACCTGAGCATGAATGTCGGCCGGGTCGAACGCAGCTGGGTGAAAAATTGCCTCGCCGTCGGCCTCAGTCAGGGCTTCATCGAACCGCTCGAGGCAACGGCGTTGCACATCGTGCAGGCGACGGTCGAGCAATTCTGTGCCGCCTATGACGCCGGCACAGATGCGGCGCGGGACCAGTTCAACCAGCGGATCGCGGCGCGCTACGAAGGCATCCGCGACTATATCGTCTGCCATTACAAGGTGAACCAGCGCCGCGACGATGGTACGGCTCGCGACTATTGGCGGGCCAACGCCGCCAACCAGCATCTGTCGGACACTCTCAAGGCCGTGCTGACCAGCTGGTACACAGCAGGCGAGCTCGATGCCGAAATCGCCCGGCTGGGCATCGCCACTTATTATGCGCCGCTGTCCTGGCACTGCCTGCTGGCGGGCTATGGCACCTTCCCCGAGGACGCCAAGTTGACCGCCTCGACCGAGGGGCTGCCGCTGGCGGACATGGCGGTGATTGACGATTTCGTCGATCGGTGCAGCCGCAACTTCCCCGACCATGCGGCGCATCTCGCCGCTCTGACCGGACCCTGACCATGCGCATGATCCGTTGGCTGGTTGCACTCTTCTGCCTGATGCTGTGCAACCTGCATAGCCCAGCAGTGGCTCAGGCCGATGGCCGGATGGTCGAATGGCGCGACCTTGCCTCAGCCCATGTCCAGCCCCGCAATGTCACCATCTGGCTGCCGCCGGGCTATGACGGAAGCCAGCGGCGTTACCCGGTCATCTACATGCATGATGGGCAGAATATCCTTGTCCCCGGCCATGCCTATGGCGGCGAGGAATGGGGCGTCGACGAGGCGCTGTCGCGGATGATCGCCAGCGGCAGGACGCGCGGCGCGATTGTCGTGGGCATCTGGAACACCAATTTGCGCGGCCGCGAATATTTGCCGGCCAAGGTCGCGGCGCTGTTGCCGCCGGACCAGCGCGCGCTGGTTGAAACCACCCATGGAGGCCCCAGCATCGCCGATGCCTATCTGCGCTTCATCGTCACCGAGTTGAAGCCACGGGTTGATGCCGAATTCCGCACGCGGCCTGACCGCGCCCACACCAGCATCATGGGGTCAAGCATGGGCGGGCTGATCTCGCTTTATGCGCTGGGGGAATATCCCGACATTTTCGGTTGCGCCGCCGCCGTGTCGATCCACTGGCCGCTCGGTGATCCGCGCGAAGGCCAGGGAGCCAACCCGGCGTCAGTCACGACGGCGTTTGACCAATGGCTTGGTTCCACCCGCCTGTCGCCGCGCCAACACCGGCTCTACATGGACCATGGCACGGTCAACCTCGACGGTTTCTACCGGGCCTATAGCGAACCGATGGCGACTGTGTTCGCCCGGCGCGGCTGGAGGAGCGGGCGCGGGTTCCAGTCGCGCCTGTTCGCTGGGGCCGACCATAATGAGCGCAGTTGGCGCGAGCGGGTCGAGATTCCCTTGGCGTTCCTCTTGCGCTAACAGGCCAACCGGTCCCGACAGAGGGCCGCGTCAAACGTGGGAGCCCCAAGCGTGTCTGTACCGCCCATTGCCCTGTTCCTGTTTCAGGCAAGTCTGCTGATTGCCGGTCCCTGGGCGCTTTGGCGGCTGACCGGCATCAGGCGCATCGCGCCGCTCGCCGTGCTGCAGATTTGCGCCGGCGTGCTGTTGGGACCATCGGTCCTCGGCGTCATTGCGCCGGGGGTCCAATCGGCCCTGTTCCCCGCTGACAGTGTGCCGAAGATCGGCTCCGTCGCGCAGCTGGCGGTGGTGCTCTACAGTTTCTGTACCGGCATGCATCTGGACCA
This window encodes:
- a CDS encoding alpha-amylase family glycosyl hydrolase, producing MNKVSRLDTGACSGSTAPWWRGATIYQIYPRSFADSNDDGIGDLPGITAHLDYVASLGVDALWLSPFFKSPMRDFGYDVSDYCDVDPIFGTLADFDALVARAHALGLKVLIDQVYAHTSDLHDWFVESRSNRTNPRADWYVWADAKPDGSPPNNWQSVFGGPAWTWDARRCQYYLHNFLKEQPQLNGHHPDVQQALIDAARFWLDRGVDGFRVDAINFAMHNPALTDNPPAPDTGKPRTRPFDFQLKIHNQSQPQVTEFLRRYRAMLDDYGAIFTVAEVGGDQAIVEMKAYTEGDEHLNSAYGFDFLYADRLTPEVVATALAEWPDAPGMGWPSWAFANHDAPRWISRWAPADARDAFARLILLLFVALRGNIILWQGEELGLTQVDIPFERLQDPEAIANWPLTLSRDGARTPMVWSDNAPHGGFSHAEPWLPVGEDHALLAVARQDGDPASLLNWTRRLVALRQAQPVLRLGRLDIVQASDDLLIFTRAWQGETLLCAFNLGSAVQSWTPPAGQAWTVLENVGDSTLSILPAYAGLIARGA
- a CDS encoding glycoside hydrolase family 97 protein; translation: MPALTPRYWLYLALYLLAICAPANAETVATATSPDGKIEVRIDINNDGRASYSVTREGRPVIGNSRLGFLFTDALAFDRGLTLESQASSSADTRWEQPWGERRFVRDHHNELMLALRERGDGQRKLVVRFRLFNDGIGFRYEFPSDGNWPITINIQDELTEFTVDRPGTAWWIAGGDWNRYEQLYQRTPIDAVATAHTPITMRFEDGTHLTFHEAALVDYAAMWFRRVEGQRFKGTLSPSGSGPRVTRVVPFPTPWRTIIITADAAGMVESDLVLNLNEPNKLGDVSWVRPYRYIGIWWGMHLGQWSWASGERHGATTENARRHIDFAARHGFRGVLIEGWNVGWDGNWFGHGDQFSFTRPYSDFDLEAVAAYARERGVRLVGHHETGGNIAVYEDQLEDAMALYQRLGIDSVKTGYVADAGGIISRDAEGTIHMEYHDGQVMSRHHIRVVEAAARHRIAVNPHEPIKDTGLRRTYPNWVSREAARGMEYNAWTGSQNPVDHEPTLVYTRMLSGPMDFTPGILSLQGQNGQPLNSTMARQLALYIAIYSPIQMAADLIENLEQHPRELAFISAVPSDWAESHLVDGAVGEYALFARKDRNSEDWYLGGITDGQARDFNTPLTFLEPGRRYVATIYRDGPEADYRTDRRGDIVIESREVTSADRLSFRMAPGGGAAIRFVPVRTSGRR
- a CDS encoding tryptophan halogenase family protein, which codes for MHRAPPTPAEPLRIVIVGGGTAGWMAAALMAQHWGAAATVTVVESVDIGIIGVGEGSTPQLRAFFEKLRVADSEWMPACNATYKAGIRFAGWSERPGFQEYFHPFATALDGHTAPSFFFHTRARRSGRDVWAHPDRFFLSEKLAAQRLAPVPAGNFPFDIGYGYHFDAVLVGRFLRRHCAERLGVVHLERMVTDVQLNVEGEVERLITAEEPSIEGDFFVDASGFRGLLIQQALGEPFRPFAENLFNNSAIAIPTEREAESLSCETKATALAAGWAWQIPLTNRYGNGYVYSSDFKSKDAAEAELRAHLGIGDKGEARHLSMNVGRVERSWVKNCLAVGLSQGFIEPLEATALHIVQATVEQFCAAYDAGTDAARDQFNQRIAARYEGIRDYIVCHYKVNQRRDDGTARDYWRANAANQHLSDTLKAVLTSWYTAGELDAEIARLGIATYYAPLSWHCLLAGYGTFPEDAKLTASTEGLPLADMAVIDDFVDRCSRNFPDHAAHLAALTGP
- a CDS encoding alpha/beta hydrolase, encoding MRMIRWLVALFCLMLCNLHSPAVAQADGRMVEWRDLASAHVQPRNVTIWLPPGYDGSQRRYPVIYMHDGQNILVPGHAYGGEEWGVDEALSRMIASGRTRGAIVVGIWNTNLRGREYLPAKVAALLPPDQRALVETTHGGPSIADAYLRFIVTELKPRVDAEFRTRPDRAHTSIMGSSMGGLISLYALGEYPDIFGCAAAVSIHWPLGDPREGQGANPASVTTAFDQWLGSTRLSPRQHRLYMDHGTVNLDGFYRAYSEPMATVFARRGWRSGRGFQSRLFAGADHNERSWRERVEIPLAFLLR